In Desulfuromonas acetoxidans DSM 684, one genomic interval encodes:
- a CDS encoding right-handed parallel beta-helix repeat-containing protein: MKHSKIVSLLTFLLLAFLSSPCCSHVFQVRDATELKDALTKLASGDQLLLSPGFYRGISLKNLHGTSQAPIVIRGSDPNLPPVFEGGREGLKLTSCSYLKCGNLIFRGFASNGINIDDGGKKAPSHHIILENIHVLDTGGNGNQDAVKLSGVADFILRSCRIEGWGGSGVDMVGCRNGLVEACVFSGKQGFRGGNAIQIKGGSHNILVQNNLFRMAGLRTVQIGGLTGKQYFRPFVGDYEAKHVTIAGNTFIGGESQLAWVTAQDSHVHHNLFFRPEKWLGRILQETKETQFKPCQRGVFERNVVVTDQRVKVFFNVGRGTDPESFVFRENLWFRPDGDNRPNLPSFEKDGIYDVDPMILADNDGALQINSADTHLKQVGPDAYQSWDVGADFSDVSVPLVRVPDVTYSTLDWIEALIK, encoded by the coding sequence TTGAAGCATTCAAAGATTGTTTCTTTGCTCACCTTTCTCCTGTTGGCTTTTTTGTCGTCGCCCTGTTGTTCTCATGTCTTTCAGGTCAGGGATGCCACGGAGCTCAAAGATGCTTTAACGAAGCTTGCTTCGGGAGATCAACTGCTTCTTTCTCCCGGTTTTTATCGTGGGATCTCTTTAAAGAATCTCCATGGCACCTCTCAGGCTCCTATTGTCATTCGGGGCAGTGATCCAAACCTGCCTCCTGTTTTCGAAGGCGGTCGCGAAGGACTGAAGTTGACGAGTTGTTCCTATCTCAAGTGTGGCAACCTGATATTTCGCGGCTTTGCCAGCAACGGAATCAATATTGATGATGGTGGTAAAAAGGCGCCATCACATCACATTATTTTGGAAAATATTCACGTTCTTGATACCGGCGGTAACGGAAACCAAGACGCGGTAAAGCTGTCCGGCGTGGCGGATTTCATTTTACGGAGCTGTCGCATCGAAGGTTGGGGTGGGTCTGGCGTGGATATGGTCGGCTGTCGTAACGGTTTGGTCGAAGCATGTGTGTTTTCCGGCAAGCAGGGCTTTCGTGGCGGTAACGCGATTCAGATTAAAGGCGGTTCGCATAATATTTTGGTGCAGAACAATCTGTTTCGTATGGCTGGTCTGCGTACCGTGCAGATTGGCGGGTTGACCGGCAAACAGTATTTCCGCCCTTTTGTCGGTGATTATGAAGCAAAACATGTGACTATTGCCGGAAATACCTTTATAGGCGGCGAATCCCAGCTCGCCTGGGTTACTGCGCAAGACAGCCATGTGCACCACAACCTGTTTTTTCGGCCGGAGAAATGGCTCGGTCGCATCCTGCAGGAAACCAAAGAGACTCAGTTCAAACCGTGTCAACGTGGTGTGTTTGAACGCAACGTGGTGGTTACGGACCAACGGGTCAAGGTGTTTTTTAATGTTGGTCGGGGCACAGATCCTGAAAGTTTTGTTTTTCGTGAAAACCTGTGGTTTCGTCCTGATGGGGACAATCGCCCCAACCTTCCTTCATTTGAAAAAGACGGTATTTATGATGTCGATCCGATGATTCTCGCTGACAACGATGGGGCGTTGCAGATCAACTCTGCTGACACGCATTTGAAGCAGGTTGGTCCCGATGCGTATCAATCCTGGGATGTGGGTGCGGACTTTTCTGATGTCTCTGTGCCGCTGGTGAGGGTTCCTGACGTAACGTATTCAACTCTGGACTGGATTGAAGCCTTGATCAAATGA
- a CDS encoding tetratricopeptide repeat protein, whose product MITVVVVALAGTLLAGNVLAQTGTVEQNVKILVAKANQCLRHESRKHLAVDYINRAVKLQPRNLQLYYKRAFIYGRLKYYTEAIKNLDFIVRSDPRALRFPSALKYRAECYAAIGVYGKAVTDYRTLLKHSSESGKVWFYYAELLWFLGDRQQALKAIDKGLKVKTHWRSKLIALRKNVIAGQRVQLHTPFSN is encoded by the coding sequence ATGATAACGGTTGTTGTTGTCGCATTGGCCGGAACTCTGTTGGCTGGTAACGTCTTGGCGCAAACCGGTACGGTGGAGCAGAATGTCAAAATACTGGTGGCCAAAGCGAACCAATGCCTGCGCCATGAATCACGAAAACATCTGGCGGTTGATTACATTAATCGGGCGGTCAAATTACAACCGCGCAATCTACAGCTTTATTACAAAAGAGCCTTCATTTATGGGCGATTGAAATATTATACGGAGGCGATTAAAAATCTCGATTTTATCGTCCGTAGTGACCCCCGTGCACTCAGGTTTCCTTCGGCGTTAAAGTATCGGGCGGAGTGTTATGCGGCGATTGGTGTCTATGGCAAAGCGGTTACGGACTATCGTACCCTTCTCAAGCACAGCAGCGAGTCGGGAAAAGTGTGGTTTTATTATGCGGAATTACTCTGGTTTCTCGGAGATCGCCAACAAGCTCTGAAGGCCATTGATAAAGGTCTAAAAGTTAAAACACATTGGCGAAGCAAACTGATTGCCTTAAGAAAAAACGTGATAGCCGGTCAGCGCGTGCAACTCCATACTCCTTTCAGCAATTAA
- a CDS encoding glycosyltransferase codes for MVSDLPRVAFVLTELRPGGMERLVVHLATEMAERHIPVCVICLQDKGTLSPLLRVKHIEVVALGSHSGKDLKALYRLRRVLKQFRPTVIHVHDYASLPYAALANLFAGRCPLLFTAHGLLYEGFEGLQGRLRFFSRFITALSAVSESVATRHRDYLGWTKDLRVIGNGVPPVPIDGTQRHRVREELGCDDATCVFLAVGNPRPEKAFEDLLDAVALLNHKQPGRFFVAIAGTLGENAYCQGLLDKLKQHDLSRCCRFLGFREDTAALYSAADCFVLSSRSEGLPMVILEAMTAGLPVISTNVGGISDAVGNHVLLVAAQQPPQLAEVMERLIEQPRLQGRLAESGRKHVAAHFSVTHMVDEYLSWYRLNAERCILKKWM; via the coding sequence ATGGTTTCTGATCTGCCCCGTGTGGCATTTGTCCTGACGGAACTGCGGCCCGGAGGTATGGAGCGGCTGGTGGTTCACCTTGCCACGGAGATGGCGGAGCGTCATATTCCTGTTTGTGTGATCTGTCTGCAGGATAAGGGCACACTGTCCCCGCTGTTGCGAGTGAAACATATTGAGGTGGTCGCTTTGGGAAGTCACAGCGGTAAAGATCTTAAAGCACTTTACCGCTTGAGGCGTGTGCTGAAACAATTCCGCCCGACGGTGATTCATGTGCACGATTATGCCAGCTTGCCTTATGCTGCCCTGGCAAATCTTTTTGCCGGGCGTTGCCCTTTGTTGTTTACCGCCCATGGTCTGCTGTATGAAGGCTTTGAGGGGCTGCAGGGGCGCCTGCGTTTTTTTTCCCGTTTTATCACAGCGCTTTCGGCAGTTTCAGAAAGTGTTGCAACGCGCCATCGCGACTATCTTGGTTGGACCAAAGATCTGAGGGTGATAGGCAATGGTGTCCCGCCGGTGCCTATTGACGGCACGCAGCGTCATCGTGTCCGTGAAGAATTGGGCTGCGATGATGCCACCTGTGTTTTTCTGGCCGTTGGTAACCCGCGTCCGGAAAAAGCTTTTGAAGATCTTTTGGATGCGGTTGCCTTGTTAAACCACAAACAGCCGGGCCGATTTTTTGTCGCCATTGCCGGAACTCTTGGTGAAAACGCTTATTGCCAGGGGCTGTTGGATAAGCTGAAGCAACATGACCTGAGTCGCTGTTGCCGGTTTCTGGGTTTTCGTGAAGATACAGCGGCTCTTTATTCGGCGGCGGATTGTTTTGTGCTTTCCAGTCGTAGTGAAGGATTGCCGATGGTGATTCTCGAAGCCATGACAGCGGGGCTGCCGGTGATCAGTACCAATGTGGGTGGTATCTCTGATGCCGTGGGCAACCATGTGTTACTGGTTGCTGCGCAACAACCGCCGCAACTTGCCGAGGTCATGGAGCGCCTGATCGAACAACCACGATTGCAGGGACGTTTGGCCGAGAGTGGCCGTAAGCATGTCGCGGCCCATTTCAGCGTGACGCACATGGTTGATGAATATTTGAGCTGGTATAGACTAAATGCTGAGCGCTGTATTTTGAAGAAATGGATGTGA